The Mycobacterium paragordonae genome includes a region encoding these proteins:
- a CDS encoding 3-keto-5-aminohexanoate cleavage protein, translated as MGPVIIECAINGVTPKATNPHVPVEPSEITADALACIEAGAAIVHNHIDRYGLSVEQAAERYLEAWRPVLAVRPDALLYPTIHFGEGFAISYEHLIPLAAAGMRVGLADPGSVNLGGVGPDGVPTGNLVYSNSFDTIGRAFEICHQTGLGPSLAIYEPGFLRTTLAWWRAGRLPAGTMIKLYFSTESGYLGAPFGLPPTERALDAYLEILDGCDIPWAVSVVGGDLCASPMARFALERGGHLHLGLEFYRGDRTPTNVELVTEAVRLCEEFGRAVATPGEAARMLGLP; from the coding sequence ATGGGGCCCGTCATCATCGAGTGCGCCATCAACGGCGTCACGCCGAAGGCGACGAATCCTCATGTGCCGGTGGAACCTTCGGAGATCACCGCAGACGCGTTAGCCTGCATCGAAGCGGGGGCGGCGATAGTCCACAACCACATCGACCGCTACGGACTCAGCGTGGAGCAGGCCGCCGAGCGCTATCTCGAAGCGTGGCGACCCGTGCTCGCGGTGCGGCCCGACGCCCTGCTCTACCCGACGATCCACTTCGGCGAGGGCTTCGCCATTTCCTACGAACACCTCATCCCACTCGCCGCGGCGGGGATGCGCGTCGGGCTCGCCGACCCCGGATCGGTCAACCTCGGCGGCGTGGGCCCCGACGGCGTCCCCACCGGAAACCTGGTCTACAGCAACTCTTTTGACACCATCGGCCGGGCCTTCGAGATATGCCACCAAACCGGGCTGGGCCCCAGCCTGGCTATATATGAACCCGGTTTTCTGCGGACCACGCTGGCCTGGTGGCGTGCGGGCCGGTTGCCGGCGGGCACGATGATCAAGCTGTACTTCTCCACCGAGAGCGGCTACCTGGGCGCGCCGTTCGGGCTGCCCCCGACCGAGCGCGCACTGGATGCGTACCTGGAAATTCTTGACGGATGCGACATTCCGTGGGCGGTCTCGGTCGTCGGCGGTGACCTCTGCGCCAGCCCGATGGCGCGGTTCGCGCTCGAGCGCGGCGGACACCTGCACCTGGGACTCGAGTTCTACCGCGGCGACCGCACGCCGACCAACGTCGAATTGGTGACCGAGGCGGTCCGACTCTGCGAAGAGTTCGGCCGGGCGGTGGCCACGCCTGGGGAGGCCGCGCGCATGCTCGGATTGCCCTGA
- a CDS encoding DUF6912 family protein, translating to MTQVYIPATLAMLQQLVADGSLQPVSGTAFAVTPTLRESYAEGDDEELAEVALREAALASLRLLAVEHDDGLPPRRAVLAADVDPEKDGLVFRPDLDDAVVRLSGPVPMDRVIAAYVDNAGAEQAVRAAIDVIDEADLGDEDADLIVGDAQDHDLAWYATQELPFLLELL from the coding sequence ATGACTCAGGTCTACATCCCCGCCACGCTGGCGATGCTGCAGCAACTCGTCGCCGACGGATCGCTGCAACCGGTCAGCGGCACGGCCTTCGCGGTGACCCCGACGCTGCGGGAGTCCTACGCCGAAGGCGACGACGAAGAACTCGCCGAGGTGGCGTTGCGGGAGGCGGCGCTGGCGTCGCTGCGGTTGCTCGCGGTGGAGCACGACGACGGGCTGCCGCCGCGCCGGGCGGTGCTGGCCGCCGACGTCGACCCCGAGAAGGACGGGCTCGTCTTCCGCCCCGATCTGGACGACGCGGTGGTCAGGTTGTCCGGCCCGGTGCCGATGGACCGGGTGATCGCCGCCTACGTGGACAACGCCGGTGCCGAGCAGGCGGTGCGGGCGGCCATCGACGTGATAGACGAGGCGGACCTGGGCGACGAGGACGCCGACCTGATCGTCGGCGACGCCCAGGATCACGACCTGGCCTGGTACGCCACGCAGGAACTTCCGTTCCTGCTGGAGCTGCTCTGA
- a CDS encoding ferredoxin reductase, producing the protein MGIKNAVLSANVVNTRRPAVAGADRHPGWHALRKLAARITTPLLPDDYLRLANPLWSARELRGRIVEVRRETEDSATLVIKPGWGFSFDYQPGQYVGIGLFIDGRWRWRSYSLTSSPVSAGTITITVKAMPEGFLSTHLVAGVEPGTIVRLAAPQGNFVLPDPAPPSILFLTAGSGITPVMSMLRTLVRRNQIGDIAHLHSAPTEADVMFAAELAALANAHPGYRLSVRETRAAGRLDLSRLDEQVPDWRERQTWACGPEGMLDQATRVWNAAGIGDRLHLERFAMAKAAPAGAGGTVTFARSGRSVAADAATSVMDAGEGAGVQMPFGCRMGICQSCVVDLVEGHVRDLRTGEQHDPGTRVQTCVSAASGDCAVDI; encoded by the coding sequence ATGGGCATCAAGAACGCGGTACTGTCCGCCAACGTCGTGAACACCCGGCGCCCGGCCGTCGCCGGCGCCGACCGCCACCCCGGTTGGCACGCGTTGCGCAAGCTCGCCGCGCGAATCACCACCCCGCTGCTGCCCGACGACTACCTGCGGCTGGCGAATCCGCTCTGGTCGGCACGCGAACTGCGGGGCCGCATCGTGGAGGTCCGGCGCGAAACCGAGGACTCGGCGACGCTGGTGATCAAGCCCGGCTGGGGATTCAGTTTCGACTACCAGCCCGGCCAGTACGTCGGTATCGGGTTGTTCATCGACGGGCGCTGGCGCTGGCGGTCGTATTCGCTCACCTCGAGCCCCGTGAGCGCGGGCACGATCACCATCACCGTCAAGGCGATGCCCGAAGGCTTTCTGTCCACCCACCTGGTTGCCGGTGTCGAACCAGGCACCATTGTGCGGCTGGCCGCACCCCAGGGGAACTTCGTGCTGCCGGACCCGGCGCCGCCGTCGATCCTGTTCCTGACGGCCGGCTCCGGGATCACGCCCGTGATGTCAATGTTGCGAACATTGGTGCGCCGCAACCAGATTGGCGATATCGCCCACCTGCATTCGGCGCCCACCGAGGCGGACGTCATGTTTGCCGCCGAGTTGGCCGCACTGGCCAACGCGCACCCCGGCTATCGCCTCTCGGTGCGCGAGACCCGGGCTGCGGGCCGCCTTGATCTGTCCCGGCTCGATGAGCAGGTGCCCGACTGGCGGGAACGCCAGACCTGGGCGTGCGGGCCGGAGGGCATGCTCGACCAGGCCACCAGGGTGTGGAACGCCGCGGGCATCGGCGATCGGTTGCACCTCGAGCGGTTCGCGATGGCCAAAGCGGCGCCGGCGGGAGCGGGCGGCACGGTGACATTCGCCCGCAGCGGCAGGAGTGTCGCCGCCGACGCGGCGACGTCGGTGATGGATGCCGGCGAAGGGGCAGGTGTGCAGATGCCGTTCGGTTGCCGGATGGGTATCTGTCAGTCCTGTGTCGTCGACCTGGTGGAGGGTCATGTACGTGACCTGCGAACCGGTGAGCAGCACGACCCCGGGACCCGCGTGCAGACGTGTGTGTCGGCCGCATCGGGCGACTGTGCGGTCGACATCTAG
- a CDS encoding flavin-containing monooxygenase — protein sequence MTSKPRVVVIGAGFGGLAAAYELSKDGLADVTVLEKADGIGGVWRENTYPGAACDVPSNLYSYSFARKTDWGRRYAEQPDILGYIHDTADRFGLRGLVRTGVEVTSAEFDEGTATWRVATSAGDVIEADVLVPAVGQLSRPALPNIPGLDTFGGPSFHSAQWRHDVDLTGKRVAVLGTGASAIQFVPRIRQNAAHVTVFQRSAPYVVPKLDRAYTDKHHSAFAKVPGFATAMRGTIWETTELLGFALTKSPPLARVLKTLALSNLKRHIKDPVLRAKLTPDYPIGCKRVLFSSEWYQALACDNVDVETGAITEVTPTGVRTAGGQLHEVDVIVYGTGFKATEFLAPMTITGREGRDLHTEWAEGARAHLGMAVPGFPNMFLIYGPNTNLGSSSIILMMEQQSRYIRQIVEELARGGVARAFEVRRDVEQSYDAGVQSRLEQGVWTTCDSWYRTESGRVTTNWPGLVHEYQRRTRFAALDDYHEVLPVSAEVNA from the coding sequence ATGACATCCAAACCTCGCGTTGTGGTGATCGGGGCCGGCTTCGGTGGTCTCGCCGCCGCCTACGAACTGTCCAAGGACGGGCTTGCCGACGTCACGGTGCTGGAGAAGGCCGATGGCATCGGCGGCGTCTGGCGGGAGAACACGTACCCCGGCGCCGCGTGCGACGTCCCGTCGAACCTGTACTCGTACTCCTTCGCCCGCAAGACCGACTGGGGGCGGCGGTACGCAGAGCAGCCCGACATCCTCGGTTACATTCACGACACCGCCGACCGGTTCGGCCTGCGCGGCCTGGTGCGGACCGGCGTCGAGGTCACCTCCGCCGAATTCGACGAGGGCACCGCGACCTGGCGGGTGGCCACCTCCGCCGGCGACGTCATCGAGGCCGACGTGCTGGTGCCCGCGGTCGGGCAGCTGTCCCGGCCGGCGCTGCCGAACATCCCGGGACTGGACACGTTCGGCGGCCCGTCGTTCCACTCGGCGCAGTGGCGCCACGACGTCGACCTGACCGGCAAGCGGGTGGCCGTGCTGGGCACCGGCGCATCGGCGATCCAGTTCGTCCCGCGGATCCGGCAGAACGCGGCGCATGTCACCGTCTTTCAGCGCTCGGCGCCCTATGTGGTGCCGAAGCTGGACCGCGCCTACACCGACAAGCACCACTCGGCCTTCGCGAAAGTCCCGGGGTTCGCCACCGCCATGCGCGGCACCATCTGGGAGACCACCGAACTGCTGGGCTTCGCACTCACCAAGTCGCCCCCGCTGGCGCGCGTGCTGAAGACCCTCGCGCTGTCAAACCTCAAGCGCCACATCAAGGATCCGGTGTTGCGGGCGAAGCTCACGCCCGACTACCCGATCGGTTGCAAGCGCGTGCTGTTCAGCAGCGAGTGGTATCAGGCGCTCGCGTGCGACAACGTCGACGTAGAGACCGGCGCCATCACCGAGGTGACGCCGACCGGCGTGCGCACCGCCGGCGGGCAGCTGCACGAAGTGGACGTGATCGTCTACGGCACCGGCTTCAAGGCCACCGAATTCCTGGCCCCGATGACGATCACCGGACGCGAAGGTCGCGACCTGCACACCGAGTGGGCCGAAGGCGCCCGCGCACACCTCGGCATGGCAGTGCCGGGCTTTCCGAACATGTTCCTGATCTACGGGCCCAACACCAACCTCGGCAGCAGCTCGATCATCCTGATGATGGAGCAGCAGTCCCGCTATATCCGCCAGATCGTCGAAGAACTGGCCCGCGGCGGAGTGGCCCGGGCATTCGAGGTCCGGCGCGATGTCGAGCAGTCCTACGACGCGGGCGTTCAGTCCCGGCTGGAGCAAGGGGTGTGGACGACCTGCGACTCCTGGTACCGCACCGAGTCGGGCCGGGTCACCACGAACTGGCCGGGCCTGGTCCACGAGTATCAGCGCCGCACCCGATTCGCGGCTCTCGATGACTACCACGAAGTGCTTCCGGTGTCGGCGGAGGTCAACGCATGA
- a CDS encoding GMC oxidoreductase, which yields MTPFDYDVLVIGSGFGGSVTALRLSEKGYRVGVLEAGRRFRDEDFAKNSWHVRDYLFKPAVGCYGIQRIDVLSDAVVLSGAGVGGGSLVYANTLYEPSDPFYADPRWSGITDWKDELAPWYDQASRMLGVETYPRTTPSDKVMLQIATDLGVADSFHATRVGVCFSGTDGLAAPGAPVGDPYFGGAGPDRNACRHCGECMTGCRHNAKNTLVKNYLYLAEKLGATVHPLTTVVDVRPRRDGGYDVITRRTGSKLRRRRRTFTAEQVVFSAAALGTQRLLHRLRDGGSLPHVSPKLGELSRTNSEAILAVRARRDDVDYSEGVAITSSIHPDDHTHVEPCRYGHDSNLMGLMGTVLVDGLDGVGKGRGRWRTGMKELVRQRRDLRRLLNPRRWSQQTIPLLVMQTHDNSLTTFTRRGPFGRRMVTRQGVGEPNPTWIPVGHEVARRAAEHTDGIAGGAWADLADIPMTGHFIGGCVIGETAADGVVDPYHRMHGHPGLHVIDGSTITANLGVNPSLTITALAERATSLWPNKGEPDPRPPAGSGYVRVDPVAPVNPAVPASAPGALRGRRDYAR from the coding sequence ATGACCCCCTTCGACTATGACGTGCTCGTCATCGGCTCCGGCTTCGGCGGCAGCGTCACCGCGCTACGCCTGAGCGAAAAGGGTTATCGGGTAGGCGTTCTCGAGGCGGGACGACGGTTCCGCGACGAGGACTTCGCGAAGAACAGCTGGCACGTGCGGGATTACCTGTTCAAACCGGCGGTCGGCTGTTACGGCATCCAGCGGATCGACGTGCTGTCCGATGCGGTGGTGCTCAGCGGCGCCGGCGTAGGCGGCGGCTCACTGGTCTATGCGAACACCCTCTATGAGCCCAGCGATCCCTTCTACGCCGACCCGCGCTGGAGCGGCATCACCGACTGGAAGGACGAGCTCGCCCCCTGGTATGACCAGGCCAGCCGGATGCTGGGCGTCGAAACCTATCCGCGCACAACACCTTCGGACAAGGTGATGCTGCAGATCGCCACCGACCTCGGCGTCGCCGACTCATTCCACGCCACCCGGGTCGGGGTGTGTTTCAGCGGCACGGACGGCCTGGCCGCACCGGGTGCACCGGTGGGCGACCCCTATTTCGGTGGTGCCGGTCCGGACCGCAACGCCTGCCGGCACTGTGGCGAGTGCATGACGGGCTGCCGGCACAATGCCAAGAACACACTCGTCAAGAACTACCTGTACCTGGCCGAAAAGCTCGGCGCCACAGTCCATCCGCTGACCACCGTCGTCGACGTCCGGCCGCGCCGGGACGGCGGCTACGACGTGATCACCCGTCGTACCGGGAGCAAGCTGCGCCGGCGGCGCCGGACATTCACCGCCGAGCAGGTGGTGTTCTCCGCGGCGGCGCTGGGCACCCAGCGACTGCTGCACCGGCTGCGCGACGGCGGCAGTCTGCCGCACGTCTCGCCCAAGCTGGGGGAGCTGTCGCGGACCAACTCCGAGGCAATCCTGGCCGTACGGGCGCGCCGCGACGACGTGGACTATTCCGAAGGCGTGGCCATCACGTCGTCCATCCACCCGGACGACCACACCCACGTCGAGCCGTGCCGGTACGGCCACGACTCCAACCTGATGGGGTTGATGGGAACCGTTCTGGTCGACGGCCTGGACGGTGTCGGCAAGGGGCGGGGCCGGTGGCGAACCGGCATGAAAGAGCTTGTGCGGCAACGCCGGGACCTGCGCCGCTTACTCAACCCGCGGCGCTGGTCGCAGCAGACCATCCCGCTGCTGGTGATGCAGACGCACGACAACTCGCTCACCACGTTCACCCGGCGCGGGCCGTTCGGGCGACGGATGGTGACGCGGCAAGGGGTGGGCGAGCCGAACCCGACCTGGATCCCGGTCGGCCACGAGGTCGCCCGCCGGGCGGCCGAGCACACCGACGGAATCGCCGGCGGCGCCTGGGCGGACCTGGCTGACATCCCGATGACGGGACACTTCATCGGCGGCTGTGTGATCGGCGAGACCGCGGCCGACGGGGTGGTGGATCCCTACCACCGCATGCACGGGCACCCCGGGCTGCACGTCATCGACGGCTCCACGATCACCGCCAATCTGGGTGTGAACCCGTCGCTCACCATCACCGCGCTGGCCGAGCGTGCCACGTCGCTGTGGCCGAACAAGGGGGAGCCGGACCCCCGGCCGCCGGCCGGCTCCGGTTATGTCCGCGTCGACCCGGTGGCTCCGGTCAATCCGGCCGTTCCGGCGAGTGCGCCGGGGGCACTGCGTGGCCGCCGGGACTACGCTCGGTAG
- a CDS encoding fatty acid desaturase family protein: MAITDVDVFAHLTDADIENLGIELDAIRRDIEDSRGERDARYIHRTIAAQRALELSGRVILAASSRRSAWWAGTATLAVAKIIENMEISHNVMHGQWDWMNDPEIHSSSWEWDMAGSSKHWRYTHNFVHHKYTNILGIDDDVGYGLLRVTRDQPWKRFNIFNLVWNSLLLLLFEWGVGMQHVEIGKIVKKRMDHEEARERIDEFLLKAGRQVVKDYVAFPALTSLSPGATYSSTLKANALANVIRNVWANAVIFCGHFPDGAEKFTKTDMIGESQGQWYLRQMLGSANFEGGWLLRFMSGNLCHQIEHHLYPDLPSNRLHEISVRVREVCDKYDLPYTTGSFLMQYGKTWRTLAKLSLPDKYLRDGADDAPETRSERMFVELGPDFAGTDPTTGRRRGLKTAIATVRGWRRKRRSAAAATASGSDDDLAA; the protein is encoded by the coding sequence ATGGCGATCACAGACGTCGATGTATTCGCGCACCTCACGGACGCCGACATCGAAAATCTGGGCATCGAACTGGACGCGATACGTCGCGATATCGAAGACTCTCGCGGTGAACGGGACGCCCGCTACATCCATCGCACCATCGCCGCACAGCGCGCGCTGGAGTTGTCCGGCCGGGTGATCCTGGCCGCCAGCTCGCGGCGCTCGGCGTGGTGGGCAGGCACCGCGACCCTGGCCGTGGCCAAGATCATCGAGAACATGGAGATCAGCCACAACGTCATGCACGGCCAGTGGGACTGGATGAACGACCCCGAGATTCACTCCTCGTCGTGGGAGTGGGACATGGCCGGCTCGTCCAAACACTGGCGGTACACCCACAACTTCGTGCACCACAAATACACCAACATCCTGGGCATCGACGACGACGTGGGCTACGGCCTGCTGCGCGTCACCCGCGACCAGCCCTGGAAGCGCTTCAACATCTTCAATCTGGTGTGGAACAGCCTGCTGTTGCTCCTGTTCGAATGGGGCGTCGGCATGCAGCACGTCGAGATCGGCAAGATCGTCAAGAAGCGGATGGATCACGAAGAGGCCCGCGAGCGGATCGACGAGTTCCTGCTCAAGGCCGGGCGCCAGGTGGTCAAGGACTACGTCGCATTTCCGGCGCTCACCTCGCTGTCGCCCGGCGCGACGTACTCGTCGACGCTGAAGGCCAATGCGCTGGCCAACGTGATCCGCAACGTCTGGGCCAACGCCGTCATTTTCTGCGGCCACTTCCCGGACGGCGCCGAGAAATTCACCAAGACGGACATGATCGGTGAATCCCAGGGCCAGTGGTACCTGCGGCAGATGCTCGGCAGTGCCAACTTCGAGGGCGGCTGGCTGCTGCGGTTCATGAGCGGCAATCTGTGCCACCAGATCGAGCACCACCTCTACCCGGATCTGCCCAGCAACCGGTTGCACGAGATCTCGGTGCGCGTCCGCGAAGTCTGCGACAAATACGACTTGCCTTACACCACAGGTTCTTTCCTGATGCAGTACGGCAAGACGTGGCGCACACTGGCCAAGCTGTCGCTGCCGGACAAGTACCTGCGGGACGGCGCCGACGACGCGCCCGAGACGCGTAGCGAGCGGATGTTCGTGGAGCTGGGACCGGACTTCGCGGGCACCGACCCGACGACCGGACGCCGTCGTGGTCTCAAGACGGCGATCGCCACGGTGCGTGGCTGGCGCCGCAAGAGGCGCTCGGCGGCGGCGGCCACCGCATCCGGCTCCGACGACGACCTGGCGGCTTAA
- a CDS encoding AraC family transcriptional regulator, whose amino-acid sequence MQVFVGSQVSHWDFPRTTTSVALMAEFGCQNGLSVTDVLAGSGLSEADLRDHERMILGRQELAVATNLVNLLGDPADLGVRVGRSYYVGSFGIFGFACLTSSTLGDAVRFAARYYDLSYGFCLPTVTVEGPEVSLRLDLPDLTGPVAEFLTRRDLAAIARVMGELLGSPIPFTSIDFAGPAPESGDAAAAAAFGVTPGYGSPATVARWPVGLLDNRLPQASEMSKAMCEQQCQALLERRRQRTGVARRVRDRLASIDGEPHTITAVARHLAMSERTLRRRLAEENTTFRELVEEVHRVLAEELLATGALSVEDVALRLGYAEATSFIAAFKRWTGTTPARYQRSVATRLAGIMDLPTAIG is encoded by the coding sequence GTGCAGGTGTTCGTCGGATCCCAGGTCTCGCACTGGGATTTTCCGCGGACCACGACCAGCGTCGCCCTGATGGCCGAATTCGGTTGCCAGAACGGACTTTCGGTCACCGACGTGCTCGCCGGCTCTGGGCTGTCGGAGGCCGACCTGCGTGACCACGAACGGATGATCCTGGGGCGCCAGGAGCTCGCGGTGGCGACGAATCTGGTGAATCTGCTGGGGGATCCGGCGGACCTGGGCGTGCGGGTGGGCCGCAGCTACTACGTCGGATCCTTCGGCATCTTTGGTTTCGCCTGCCTGACCAGTTCGACACTGGGCGACGCCGTCCGGTTCGCGGCCCGGTACTACGACCTCAGTTACGGTTTCTGCCTGCCGACCGTCACCGTGGAGGGACCGGAGGTGTCGTTGCGGCTCGACCTGCCCGACCTGACCGGTCCGGTCGCCGAGTTCCTGACGCGGCGTGACCTGGCGGCGATCGCCCGGGTGATGGGTGAGTTGCTGGGCAGCCCGATCCCGTTCACCTCGATCGATTTCGCCGGGCCCGCACCCGAGTCGGGAGATGCCGCGGCCGCCGCCGCGTTCGGCGTGACACCCGGTTACGGCTCGCCGGCCACCGTGGCGCGCTGGCCGGTGGGGCTGCTGGACAACCGGCTACCGCAGGCCAGCGAGATGAGCAAGGCCATGTGCGAGCAGCAGTGCCAGGCGCTGCTGGAGCGCCGGCGGCAGCGCACCGGCGTCGCCCGCCGGGTCCGCGACCGGCTGGCCTCGATCGACGGCGAACCGCACACGATCACGGCCGTCGCCCGGCACCTGGCGATGAGCGAGCGGACCCTGCGGCGGCGGCTGGCCGAGGAGAACACGACCTTCCGGGAACTGGTCGAGGAGGTCCACCGCGTGCTGGCCGAGGAGTTGCTGGCCACCGGCGCGCTGTCGGTGGAGGACGTGGCGTTGCGGCTGGGCTACGCCGAGGCCACCAGTTTCATCGCCGCGTTCAAGCGGTGGACGGGGACGACGCCGGCCCGGTATCAGAGGTCGGTAGCCACTCGTTTGGCCGGAATCATGGATTTGCCGACCGCAATCGGCTGA